Proteins found in one Oribacterium sp. oral taxon 102 genomic segment:
- the glmM gene encoding phosphoglucosamine mutase, producing MGKYFGTDGYRGEANVDLTADSAFRVGKFLGWYYQRGLKPEERCRIVIGKDTRRSSYMFEYALAAGITAAGSDAYLMHVTTTPSVSYIVRSEDFQCGVMISASHNPFYDNGIKVINENGEKLGDEVIAEIESYLDGRTPEVPLAIGEGIGRTVDFAAGRNRYIGYLISLATRSFKGQKIALDCSNGSASSCAKAVFDALGADTHVIHNAPNGLNINADCGSTHIESLQRYVVSEGCDVGFAYDGDADRCLAVDQEGNLVDGDQIMYVCGRYMKEKGQLHEDTIVTTIMSNFGLYKALDEAGIRYRKTKVGDRFVYEDMSENGFSLGGEQSGHIIFLRHATTGDGILTSLKVMEAMLEKKESLKKLCEGFRAYPQVLRNVRVKDKAQAQNDPRVQEAVERVTAALGTEGRVLLRASGTEPLIRVMAEAQTLGLCEKYVDELIEVLRGAGLLLDQEQAAGGQKR from the coding sequence ATGGGAAAGTATTTCGGAACGGATGGCTATCGAGGAGAGGCGAATGTGGATCTGACGGCGGATTCTGCGTTCCGCGTCGGGAAATTCCTGGGCTGGTACTACCAGAGGGGATTAAAGCCGGAGGAGCGATGCCGTATCGTGATCGGCAAGGATACGAGACGCTCGAGCTATATGTTCGAGTATGCGCTTGCGGCAGGCATCACAGCGGCAGGGAGCGACGCCTATCTGATGCATGTTACGACGACGCCGTCGGTGAGCTACATCGTCCGCTCGGAGGACTTCCAGTGCGGCGTGATGATTTCCGCCTCCCACAATCCGTTCTATGACAATGGCATCAAGGTCATCAATGAGAATGGAGAGAAGCTCGGAGACGAGGTGATCGCGGAGATCGAGAGCTATCTCGACGGACGGACGCCGGAGGTACCGCTCGCCATCGGAGAGGGGATCGGCAGGACAGTGGACTTCGCGGCGGGGCGGAACCGCTATATCGGCTATCTGATTTCTCTCGCGACGCGCAGCTTCAAGGGGCAGAAAATCGCGCTGGACTGCTCGAACGGCTCCGCCAGCTCCTGTGCCAAGGCGGTATTCGACGCGCTGGGAGCGGATACCCATGTGATCCACAATGCGCCGAATGGTCTGAACATCAATGCGGACTGCGGCTCGACGCATATCGAGAGCCTGCAGCGCTATGTCGTATCGGAGGGCTGTGATGTCGGTTTCGCCTATGACGGCGATGCAGATCGCTGCCTTGCGGTGGATCAGGAGGGAAATCTGGTAGACGGTGACCAGATCATGTACGTCTGCGGCAGGTATATGAAGGAGAAGGGGCAGCTTCACGAAGACACGATCGTGACGACCATCATGTCGAACTTCGGACTTTACAAGGCTCTGGACGAGGCGGGAATTCGATACCGGAAGACGAAGGTCGGCGACCGCTTCGTCTACGAGGATATGTCGGAGAACGGCTTTTCGCTCGGCGGAGAGCAGAGCGGTCACATCATTTTTCTGCGGCATGCAACGACAGGAGACGGCATTCTGACTTCTCTGAAGGTCATGGAGGCGATGCTCGAGAAGAAGGAGAGCCTGAAGAAGCTCTGTGAGGGCTTCCGAGCTTATCCGCAGGTTTTGAGGAATGTTCGTGTGAAGGACAAGGCACAGGCGCAGAACGACCCGCGTGTGCAGGAGGCGGTGGAGCGGGTGACGGCTGCGCTCGGCACAGAGGGGCGGGTGCTGCTCCGCGCCTCCGGCACAGAGCCTCTGATTCGTGTGATGGCGGAGGCGCAGACGCTGGGGCTCTGCGAGAAATATGTGGATGAGCTGATCGAGGTGCTGCGGGGGGCGGGACTGCTGCTCGATCAGGAGCAGGCAGCAGGAGGACAGAAAAGATAA